A region from the Flavobacterium enshiense genome encodes:
- a CDS encoding asparaginase — MSTKPKILLVYTGGTIGMVKDSETGVLKAFNFDELLHNIPELRLLDCIIETFSFNEPIDSSNMNPEKWVAIAEAIQENYDAFDGFVVLHGSDTMSYSASALSFMLENLAKPVIFTGSQLPIGDLRTDAKENLITAIQVASLQNKNKAVITEVGLYFEYKLYRGNRTTKISAEHFNAFASPNYPELAESGVDLKVNNDLLLKKGAGKKLKVNKGFDDNVAVVKMFPGINESVLNAILQIPNLKGVVLETYGSGNAPTEDWFISILKKAIKKGLHVVNVTQCSGGSVNMGKYETGMHLKKIGVISGHDITTEAAVTKLMYLLGQNVSQSVFKTIFETSLRGELT; from the coding sequence ATGTCGACTAAACCCAAAATTCTGTTGGTGTATACCGGTGGTACCATTGGAATGGTTAAAGATTCCGAAACCGGTGTGCTTAAGGCATTTAACTTCGACGAATTACTGCATAACATTCCGGAGTTACGATTGCTGGATTGTATTATTGAAACCTTTTCGTTTAACGAGCCCATTGATTCATCCAATATGAATCCCGAAAAATGGGTGGCTATTGCCGAAGCTATTCAGGAGAATTACGATGCATTTGACGGATTTGTGGTTTTGCATGGCTCAGATACCATGTCTTATTCCGCATCGGCATTGAGTTTTATGTTGGAGAATTTGGCCAAACCGGTCATCTTTACAGGCTCGCAGCTACCAATCGGAGATTTGCGTACCGATGCTAAAGAAAACCTGATTACGGCTATTCAAGTAGCTTCATTGCAAAATAAAAACAAGGCAGTCATTACCGAAGTTGGTCTGTACTTTGAATATAAATTATACCGTGGAAACCGCACGACCAAAATCAGCGCGGAACATTTTAATGCTTTTGCTTCACCTAATTATCCTGAATTAGCAGAATCAGGTGTTGATTTAAAAGTGAATAATGATTTGCTGCTTAAAAAAGGAGCAGGAAAGAAATTAAAAGTCAATAAAGGCTTTGATGATAATGTAGCGGTGGTAAAAATGTTTCCTGGGATTAACGAAAGTGTTTTAAATGCCATTCTGCAAATCCCAAATTTGAAAGGAGTAGTGCTGGAGACGTACGGCTCCGGGAATGCCCCTACAGAAGATTGGTTTATTTCCATCCTGAAAAAAGCTATAAAGAAAGGGCTTCACGTGGTTAATGTGACGCAATGTTCAGGCGGAAGCGTGAACATGGGTAAATACGAAACAGGAATGCATCTTAAAAAAATAGGCGTTATTTCGGGTCATGATATTACTACTGAAGCGGCTGTTACCAAACTTATGTATCTTTTGGGACAGAATGTTTCACAGTCAGTTTTTAAAACGATTTTCGAAACGTCCTTACGTGGTGAATTGACATAA